In the Fibrobacterota bacterium genome, GCGATGCCCAGGTCCGCCGCCAACCGCTTCAGCTCCTGGCGCATTTCCCCGTCGCCGACGATGGCCACGCGCAAACCGCCCCGGTCGCGCAATTTCGCGAAGGCGCGCAGCAGGATGTGGAAGCCCTTCCGCTCGATCAAGTGCCCGACGGAAAGGATGATGCGCGCGTCGGCGGGCAGGCCCAGCTTGGCGCGCGCCGCGGCGGCATCCACCGGCCGGAATTTATCCGTGTCCACGCCGTTGCCGATCACGGAGACGCGCGCGTCCTCCATCCCCAATTCCAGGGCCACCTTCTTGAGATCGCTGCATACGCAGATCAGATGGTCGCAGGCGGCCAGGTTCTTCCGCAGCAGCGGGCGGATGGCGGGCAGTTGCGGGTAGAAATTCAGATCCGTGCCGCGCGCGGAAAGGACCACCGGTACTCCCAGCATGCGCCCGGCTTCCAGGGCGGCGTTGGCGTCCGGATAGATGTAATGCCCGTCGATGACGTCGATGGGGTCGCGGGCATGGATGCGCGCGACCGTGGACCGGATGCCGCGGGCCATCCAGGCGCCGTAGTAACGCATCCCGTATTTGGGGGTGATCAGGTAGCGCGGGTGATGCACTTGATATCCGGGACCCTGTTCCAGCGCGGGGACGCGCGCGTAGCGATCGTACGCGGGCGAGGTGGCGAAGGGCAGCTTGGGGTACCAGGGCACGGGGGCGACCACGGTCCAGCGATGGCCATGGCGGCGCGTATAATCCTCCATGCGCGCGCGGATGAAAAGGCCGTGCACGGGCTGCATGGCGTTGGGGAAAAGCGTGGTGAGGGTGAGGATATGCATGCGATCAGACTTTGAGGCCGAGGGACCGGTAGGTTTGGCGGTGGGCCTCGATGAGCTTGCGCCAGGAACGCTCCGAGGCCACGTATTCGCTGGCGCGCAGGCCCAAATCCCGCATGCGTTGGGGATCGGAGAGCAGGCCGTCGGCCACGCGGGCCAAATCCCCGGGGTCGTCCGCCTTGAAAAGCAGCCCATTTCGGCCTTCCTCGATCAGCTCCTTGATGCCGCCCACATCGCTGCCGATCACCGGTTTGCGCATGGACATGGCTTCCAAAGGCTTCAAGGGCGTCACCAGTTCCAGCAGGCGGGAGCGGATGCGGGGATAGACCAGTATGTCGATGAGGGAATAAAACGAGTTCACCCGTTCATGCGGCACCTTGCCCTGGACGATCACGGCATGGGAAATCCCCAGGCTCTCGGCCTTCTGCTTGAGCTCCGCTTCTTCGTTGTCGTAACCGCCGCCCACGATGAGGCAGCGCAGGTCGGGATGCTTGGGTAACATCAAGGCTACCGCGGCGAGCAGATGGACCAGGCCCTCGTACCGGTACAACGACCCGATGAAACCCAAGACCTGCTTGCCTTCCAGGCCCAATTCGGCCTGGAGCTTGCGGTCCAGCTCCGGGGGCGGGAATTTCCCCACGTCCACGCCGTTGGGGAGCACGAACAATTTGCTTTGCGGGATCCCCCGCTCCAATAGCCCCTTGCGCAGCCCCTGGCAAATGGTCACCACCGCATCGGCCTTTTTGCAGGCCGAGGTTTCGAAGGTCCTCGTGGCGCGGTAGCGCAAGCTGCCTTCCGTGGTGGATCCGTGCTCCACGGCGGCGTCTTCCCAAAAGGCGCGGATCTCGTAGACGGCGGGGATGCCCAGCTTGCGGCCCGCCCAGATGGCCGGCCACGCGTTCAATACCGGCGAGTGGGCATGCAGCACGTCCGGCTTTTCCTTTTCCGCCACCTCCAGGATGCGCTTTTCCAGCGCTTTCATCTGCGCCCATTCGCGCATCACCGGGGCCTTCTGCGTCCACGGCGCCACCGCGCCCACGCGATACACGCGCACGCCATCGAAGGTTTCCATGGGCGAAGGGCTGATCCCTTGCTTCGCCGAGGTGACGACCACCGGTTCGATCCCCAGGGCCTGCTTCTGGCTGTCCAGGATATAGCTGCTGCGGAAGGTGTATCCGCTGAAGAGGGGGAGATAGTGGTCGAGAATGTGCAATACCTTCAAGGGCATAGTCGCTCCAGATGTTCCTTTTGGGGATCCGAATCCAAGGACGGGGGCAGGGGAGGGCGGCTCACGGCTGGGGAATCGATTCCAAGGCCCGCCCGCGCGAGTCCCGCGGACGATCGCGATCCGGTACGCCATGGAAATAAACCCCGGCTGCGATCCCGACCCCGGGGGTAATCCGCAAGTTACCCAGGCCGGGCTTCGCCGGGCGCGGTTTGCCCTTTACCGGCCGCACCGGGAGCGAGGATCCCGATTTGAAGCCCGGGCCGATGGCCCACCCCGGATTCTCCGCGCCGCCGCGTTCATAGGCCCCCGCGTCGGCGGCCGCGCCCTGGGGCCGCGCCGTTCCGTTGAAATCCTTCTCGGGCGATTTGGCCGCATCGGCCACCGCCTCCAAAAGGGGGGAAGCGGCCGACGGATAAA is a window encoding:
- a CDS encoding glycosyltransferase family 4 protein; this translates as MHILTLTTLFPNAMQPVHGLFIRARMEDYTRRHGHRWTVVAPVPWYPKLPFATSPAYDRYARVPALEQGPGYQVHHPRYLITPKYGMRYYGAWMARGIRSTVARIHARDPIDVIDGHYIYPDANAALEAGRMLGVPVVLSARGTDLNFYPQLPAIRPLLRKNLAACDHLICVCSDLKKVALELGMEDARVSVIGNGVDTDKFRPVDAAAARAKLGLPADARIILSVGHLIERKGFHILLRAFAKLRDRGGLRVAIVGDGEMRQELKRLAADLGIAGSVIFPGAVGNSALPDWYGACDLFVMASSREGWPNAVTEALACGLPLVGTKVWGMPEIVTSPELGLLIDEREPDALAQALERALARAWDRPAIARQGGARTWEAVSAQLHPIFTRLAGK
- a CDS encoding glycosyltransferase, exosortase A system-associated — translated: MPLKVLHILDHYLPLFSGYTFRSSYILDSQKQALGIEPVVVTSAKQGISPSPMETFDGVRVYRVGAVAPWTQKAPVMREWAQMKALEKRILEVAEKEKPDVLHAHSPVLNAWPAIWAGRKLGIPAVYEIRAFWEDAAVEHGSTTEGSLRYRATRTFETSACKKADAVVTICQGLRKGLLERGIPQSKLFVLPNGVDVGKFPPPELDRKLQAELGLEGKQVLGFIGSLYRYEGLVHLLAAVALMLPKHPDLRCLIVGGGYDNEEAELKQKAESLGISHAVIVQGKVPHERVNSFYSLIDILVYPRIRSRLLELVTPLKPLEAMSMRKPVIGSDVGGIKELIEEGRNGLLFKADDPGDLARVADGLLSDPQRMRDLGLRASEYVASERSWRKLIEAHRQTYRSLGLKV